CTTTGATTTGGAAAGCCTATATATAATATTGTTCCAAAGTTCTTCCGGTCTTGGGCTTGGGACTGTTCATCATCTCCTCGAAGCGAACGCATTCATTTCTATCCTCGACCTCTCTCCTCCACCAGAAGACATAGCTTCATCGTCAAGGGTCAAATTCTTCAAGACAGACATCACCGAGGCTGATGAAATCGAAAAGGCAGTTACCGCCACTGTCGAATGGTGTCACTCGACTGGAGCAACCCTTGGTGGAGTCATCAACTGCGCTGGGGTCGCAGTCGCCTCTAGGATTATTGACTCACGCAATGAACCTCATTCTTTGGATTTATGGAACTTTGCTCTGGCCGTCAACCTAACAGGAGCATTCAACCTCACCAGGCTCGTTCTGAAACACTTGGTACATGTTCAGCCAGAACCCGGTCGCGATGGGGAACGTGGAGTTGTTATCTTGGTAGCCAGCTCTGCTGCTGTAAGAATACCCATACGTTTTCGGGCGTGAACCGATTTGCTGACTTGTCATCCGTCATCAAGTTCGAGGGTCAGCCTGGTCAAGTCGCGTATGCGGCCACGAAAGGAGCATTGCGGTCAATGACATTACCTCTGGCACGAGACTTGGGGCGACATGGAATTCGTGTCATGGCTATTGCACCTAGCCTCTTTGACAGCAATATGACAAACAAGATGCCCGCCAAGGCTCGTCGTAGTTTGGAAAACGACCTTATTTTCCCCAAGCGAATGGGCGAAGCGAAAGAATTCGCGCAAACAGTCAAGTGGATTTTGGAGACTAGCTATGTTAATGGTGAAATCGTCAGGCTCAGTGGTACGTCCTACCCCTCTGGATAACATACCATATTCACTCCCCTCCACGTTTCTCCAGCTGCTTCGAGAATGCCCGGGAAACTCTGAATACCGTTGTCTTTCTGGATTAGATTGAAAACAATCCGCCTTTACTTCAATATAATTCTCTGTCAATTTCTCCTTACTCACTCAGCTCCGGGAAACGTTTGAACCGATACTTCGCGTGCTTACAGATGGCACTTCATTGAAACCAATTCAAGCATTCGGCTTTCACGGGTGCGATCGCTCGTTGAATGTTGGACATCTCAATATATAGTGACTGGTGAAGGGAGGAAGCTGATTACGGATTGTTGATCACGCCAATGAGGAACGTGAAACCTCGTGGTTACACCGCCGCCGGGAACAGTCCCGGGATTGACGATCGGAAGATGGATGCCTCCGATGGTGTGGGATGGATACCATCTGGAGCGAAGACTGCGTTGCTGTGGGTGCACTCAAAAAGTTTGCAATATTCGGTATCAACCTTATATatccctttcttctcttccctcaTCCATCTACCCCTCCACACTCTGGCCTTTTCCCTTGTCTCGTTTTCAAGTCCCCTGCCTTCAATTAGTTGCGGCGTCCTCGAAATTTAACCACAAGTTTCCCTGAGAATCTCAAAACTCAGCGACAGAAGACTCGTCTCTCAAAACTCGTTGCCGCCATGAAGATTGACAACCGTACCTTTATCGTTTCCGGAGGGTGAGCTATCTGTTCATTGTATTCATCATGTCTCTCTTGGTGACATGCTATGCTATAGGTCCTCGGGCCTCGGACTAGCTGTCGTCAGAGACCTTCTGTCTTCAAAGGCATACGTCGCGCTTTTAGACCGAAAACCTCCCCCGAGCGTCGATGAAAATAGTAGTAACATGACGGGGGCATCTACGTCCCGTCTGTGTCATTTCGAGGTCGATATCATGGATTTGAATCAGGTATCAGACGCTGTGGAGAAAGTGGTTTCATGGACCGCTCAAACAGGCGCCCATCTGGGTGGTGTCGTAAATTGCGCTGGGGTTGGTGTGCCAGAGCTGGTAAGAGTCAACTCTTGAGGATTCTTTTTCGAGTCGGTCGGGTATCTATGAGATATGTTCAGGTTATCACTTCGAAAGGCAAACTACACTCAAAACACCGTTGGGACCAAATTTTGGGGGTTAACCTCCACGGGACGTTTCATCTAATACGTTTAGCGATGAAACACCTCATTCGAGTGCCTCCAGAGGACACCGAAGACGCGGAGCGGGGAGTTATTATTATGGTTTCTAGCTCTGTCGCGGTGTGTATTTTCTCGGataagcaaaaaaaaagaagggtTGTTTCTGATTTCCAAGACTCGGTTTAGTACGAAGGGTTAGCCGGTCAGACGGCTTATGCAGCTTCGAAAGGCGCGATTTGTTCGATGACTCTACCAATGGCCAGAGAGTTTGCTCGGTTCAATATACGAGTAGTCACTCTGGTACCTGGATTGTTTTCTACGCCGTTAACAGGCACGAATCTTTCCTTACGTAACTTTCGCATTACTGACTGGTTTTTTTAAAATATTAGATCAATTGGGTCCAAAGGTGGCCAAGGATATGCATAAAGAGGCTCTCCTATACCCTCGGCGGTACGGAAAGCCAAGCGAGTTTGCGCAAGCAGTTAGATGGGTGGTAGAATGTCCATACGTCAATGCGGAAAACTTGAAGCTTACGGGTGGTTTAAGAGTTCCCACTCGGATGTAAATTTTATGGGCATGGGCAGGCTTGTCATGTACTGTGGACTAGTGTTCTTCCGACAGATTAAGTACATACTGCGAGTTTTCAGAGGATACCGTAGACATGAATAGTACGGGACGATGATACAAAACATTATAATACATATACGTCTTTTCAAGTGTAATCGatttgaagaggaggaaagtTTTCAGCTACTAGCCAGAATCATATCAGCCTCGACACACTCCGTGGGAGATCTAAACACCCTCAACACGACATGATCGGGTAAAACTGTTCTGGATCTATAAACCCTCATCTGTAAATCTTGCCTCCTCTTCTCAGACTCGGATATGCGACTTGATGTACTCGTATTAGCAGCCGCCGACTTGGGTGTTCGGCTAAAGTATGAAGAGGCATTGGACGACACAGATTCCCGCCGTGTTGCAGGTGTCTTTCTGGTGAAAATGGACGAAAGAGAGGTTAAAGAAGAGTTGCGAGAACTATCATATAAAGGCTCAGGTTCAGATGTGAACTTAAAGTAATTGCTATTCCTGTTGTTGGAAATGGATCCGGGGGTTGTAGGTGTTTCGTTCGTTACGGGCCATGAGGATGATTTATGAGGAGTTTTGGACGTGTCGAGAGGTGCAGGACGTCTATCTCCGTTAACATAATGTTGGAAGTTCCAAGTTTCTTGATCTACCGTAGAACTCTCCTCTTGACTCTGGAGGCTAATCTCAGGTGTTGCCGTCAATACTCGGAGGCCTGTCGGATCTTCAAGGATGTCCCCAGAGCCAGTATCACGGATGAAGACAGCCAAAATCTGTCGCGGGTTTTCTTTTGCGAGTCTATGATAATGGTTCATCAGTGCAAGGGTACGGAGAGGAACTTACTTACTCTGTGTATAGTTCTAGATCCTGTTCGCCGGAATCGCCCACAAGAATGAAAGAAGAGTCGGGAAACGCGTTAAGAATATCTTGAACTCCAGCGCGCTTCCTTGCTGCAGGGGCAGACAAAAGACCACTAAACAAGGATCGTCCAGCATATGACTTGAGCTTTATGGAACCTAATGGAAATGTTAAGCTTCAAAGAAGGGAAGGGTCGTGGATGACGAACCTGGGGGCAGATTTGCGATTGCGAAAAAGTCTCCGAGTATCGGAAGCAGCTCAAACGGGCCATTAGACTAGAGAAAATAGCAGATGAACGACATGTTAGGTCGTATGACAGTCAACCAACATACCACATAGTGGAACCGAACGCCTTTTTTCCACATTTCACTATACCATTCTCCCATTCCTGGTATAACCAGATCTTCCAACTCGTTGACGAATACGTTTCGGAACACAGAACGAGCACCTCCAATGATGTCGGAGTGTTTAACTGTGTCATCGATATCTGAAATGACGCGGATAGGTGAATGGGTAAGAGGAACATGAGCGCTTGTGGCGGCAGTAGGTGGGAGGGGCGAGACGGATCTGGTTGAAGTGAGATCGGTTGAAGAGGAGGCGGCAGATGAACTAGATTTTTGGTTTGGGAATAGTTCTGCGGTGACAGATAACTCATGTTCGTGTGAAGGGTCTCCAAACGCTATGTCGAGCGCAGCAGGGTGCTGACACATGTCCTCCCAGCCTATCCGAAACAGCGTTTGAAAACTGCCATCGACGCCTGTTTGAACAGTTGTAGTTGCCAAATGTTGGTGATCACTCGAGGATTCGGAATCATGAGATGTAGCTTTGGCGAATACTCTGATCCGTACCATTCGTCCTGGCAGGACTGACGACCAGAATGGCAGAAGACGGGCCTCTAAATTTGCATGTAGTTTGCGTACAAGTTCTTCGGGAATTGAGACTGCGGCTGTAGGAGTGCTTTGTTTGGTTACGACTTTCTCAGCTTCACGGTCAATCGGCGGGGGTGAATCAAGTtcaggagaggaagagcgcGAGGAGCTGGAttcatcactgtccatcaAATTTTGTTTCGGAGAGTTCAGACGCTTGAACTGGCGTTCAAGCATCTCAATCTCGCGCTCCATTGTCATTTCTTCTGGCCTAGGAGGAAGATTCACTGTTCGAAGTAGCTCCTCAGTAGAGGGAGTCAACCGTGTTGACACTAGACCGAGATCTTCCCCAACCTTTGAATCGTCCTCACCGAGCTTGGGTAGAGCAGCGAATCCTAGAACGCAACGTTGGTTGACAAGTAAACGGAGGTGCTCATCATACCTTTAGCAAGCCTCATAAAAGTCCGTTGTGAACGACTGGCAAGTTCTTGTCCACGATGAGCCGATGCAAATCCAGATATAAATATGTCGACCTCAAACGCAAACGACCCTAAGGTGAGTTCAAGCAAATTGTACTTCTAACATCACaaaagagagatagatcggTGCTCACCATCGGTTGCAGAAAGAGGCTTCCTCGTTGCCCACCCTGGAAACATTGCTATTTCCTCTTTTCCGTTATTCCCTCTGCTGATCTTCTGACCCGCCCATTCCCGCCATGACTGTTTATTCCCTACTCTCTCGCTCCCATCTACAGGTCCGAGTTGGCGTTTTATCGAGCTGGGTAGAGAGTTTGTGAAGTCTTTTTGAGCCAGATATCCCTTGAACGAAGTCAGCCGCGAAGATGCTGCCGATGCAGCAAGCGACCTCCAGGAGCTTCCACGCATGTCTTCAGACATGACATTACCAGACCGTTGTCATGAATATGGTCAGGAATGAAAGGTAATATGTATGTCATGTTCAACACTGCCGCGTCCATATTAAATCGTCCCACGATTACCGAGTTACTCAGTGCCGAGTTGTAAGCTTCATCTAGCACTCACCTTCGCCGTAGTGCCAGAACTCGGACAAGTCTTTCCAGTGTCTTGCTTCCTTCAAGCTCGCAGTCCTAACCAAATATTGCTCTTGCTACCACGATCTCCAACTAGGTCGCGAAACGGAGAGCCACACTCGTCTGATGCTTCAACGCGTTTTCTCTTGCTTTTCGTTTTGGGTGTCTTGTTCATCTTCGGGTACCATCGCCAAATGTTGCTCTTCGTACTTGGCAAAGTTTGTCGCGGTTCGATGCTGTGCTCGTGCTTGCTCGCAAAATATTTAAAAAAGGATCTGCCGGGGTTGTGCGGTCGACTTggatttccttttcctctctGACAACTGTGCGGTCGTGCACTCTCCGTTTCACTCCCAAAAGTTAGTCGACGGTCGACCCTTTCATGCCTTTTGTTTTCGGACGACATACTTCAACAGAAGATACAAGGATTCAAGCGCGCTATAGATCCATTCTACACATCCAAACTTGCACTTTCCTGCCCTGTTCCAGCCCTTCTTAATATGTTAGTGGACTACAAAATAACGTCCTCGAGCATGGTCTATCAAGAGGCTTTGTGAATCTTATCAGCTATTGTATTTAATAATTATCCTCAACTGCGCGGGGTCCAAAGAAGGAAATGTTGAGTTGAAGGTTGAAACCCTGAAACTTGGACGAAGATATAGGATTGCGGAAAATTGACGATCAGAACTTGATTGACAGTGCATAGGCGTAATAACTCGTAGTTATCCAGAATATTCTCTCATTGCTTTGATTTTGTACTGCGCGCTGTGCCGAAATCATGGGAAACGGCCCCTATTCACGATGATCAAAACGCGTCCGCGTCCGCACACGTTCTCTACCTAGTCATCTttatccaccaccaccaccaccagctcTCCTAAAACAAACAGATTCCTTCTGCAACTTGAACCCCAAAGGCTCATGCCAGTTTCCAGCTCCAAACATCCTGGGGCAGATAACATCGAAATATCCGACTCTGAATCTTCAACTGCTGAAATCTATCCATCCAAACGTCGAAAAGTTTCTGAAGGTACCTTTCATATTATGGAAACCATATTCTCTACCCATTTACGCGCCCACGCGAAAGGTTCTTCTCATTCTTCTCACACAATGGCGAGTGCGAACCTTGCAACAATGAACAGCCACCTCAAAGGGCGGAAAAGGTTCAGGGCCGATGTGGAGGTTATGAAGGAAGCTTGCCAGAAAGGCTTCATGGCTTACGATTTTCAACTTACGAGTAAGCTTTCTTCGATTGTATGCCTTTTTGCAACGCCACTTCAACGCCGATCTTCAAGAGTTTAGCCCTGGAGACGAAGACGGCTCTTTTGAGATACATGTAGCCACTAAAAGCGGTGAACCCATCGTTTCTGTAAATTTTCTGATCTCAGGTATGGGATTCATCTTTTCTCCACTTGATCTTGTCATTCATTCCTCATTCCTTGTGAGATACCTCGGATTACCCAAAGGACCACAGCTGTTTCGCTCACTCCATGGAAAGCGATCCACCTGTAAACATTCAGAGCGTGATTGAGAACGTATCCACCTCTCCTGCACGCACAATCGCCGAAACCGTGGAGAGCATGCTGTCCAACATATCAAAGGCGATGACTTACGGCGATGCCGCTATGGAAACAGGGAGcgaagatgacgacgaggaagacTACGAGGTGTACGATGTCGACGACGAGTTCGAAGACCCTGCCTATGCGGTCGGAACAACCTCTAAGTTCCAGCTGGGTTGCTTACAACGGTTGGTCGTATCCGTTCCTTGTACTCACCAATACCTGACTTCCTATCGAAGCGATTTTATCGACACAGTCGCCAGTCTCTACCGCCCAGGCCTCATCCGTTTCGGCCTTAACGATTTTTGTATCAGTGTTTCGCTTTCAGTCGTCAAATTGGCGGAGTCCATTCCCCCTCGTGCCCTTATGGCTTGGGACCGGCGCTTGTTGTCCCGCTCGCAACACCTCGTGCTTCTCATATCAGGCTTCCGCGGCGTCTATCCGCCACCAGATCTCACTGCAGCGGGACGAAGGGAAGGCAGTACAGCAGGGTCTACACCACTTACCTTCAGGGTCGGCCTTAGCGGTAAATACAAGCCTGGAAGAGATCAAGCACGGGACGCTCAACGTAATTATGGATTGATAATCAGAGACGCTGAGGATGAACTGCAAGctcagaaggagaaggaaaaacaggaagcGCTTGCCGCTCTGTATGAATGGGATGGGGAAGGAGAGGACCCTATGGCGTCAGCCGATATGCCTCCAGTgggggaagaggaggaggaggagatagAGGTGGATGAAGAGGGCTTTGATAGATTCAGTTTGAGTTCATCTCTCGAATCTCTCATGGATCAAAACTTCTCAAAATTAGTGGAAATTAGACGACGGCATAGGATTGGCTGGGCCGGAGCTGAACTAGTCTTGTGGGAGGTCGAGCAAAATCAGATCCCAGAGAAAGATATCGTCGTTTTGAAAGCCAAGGTCAGTTTCTGAGTCCCTCTCTTTTTTCGTTTTGTATGCGCCACCCTAAAATTATTATTTGATGCAGGAGATTAAGGCTGTAGATGATGAGGAACACGGCTTCGCTGATATCAAGAATCTCCCCCACGACCCCCTCGCCGGTCTAGAACCAGAGGGGGAGATTAACATACCATTAACAGCGTTTTGTTATCTCATCAGATGTCTGATTGTAAGTTCTCATTCTGAGGAAAGATTATCGATTTCAATCCTATCCGGTAGCTCTGCACACGTTACTGTATCGTTTGCCATAGGAGGCTGGAAACCGACTATGAAGCGCTCAAGCCCTACGTCTGTGGCGCGAAACTTTGTGCTTATCAATACTATACTCTCAACCAGGGTCCTTCTCTCGAGGTATAGTCCATTTATTAATATCTATTTCTACTAGATACTGACCATGTTCCTAAAGTATGAGATTATTCACAATCCCAGGAGCGTCGATCTACTCGTTTCTCTAACATACTCTGCTGCAGTAGAAGGAGGTCTCGACGATCCTCTTCCCGTTGGATTGGGTTTACAAGTACCCGAACCGGACATTTCAAAGGTTTCTGATGCACCAACTCCTATGCCAGCGATTGCGATTGCAGGGATGCCGCTTGCACAATCTACTCCTTCCGCTCAGTCCGTCTTGAATGAAGTGGTCTCCCTTAAGGATGTCCCGCTTCATGATTTTGACAGTCTCGGTCTCAAACAGGTAGATACCATGGTCCTATGTATTCATCTAAGAATTCCTGATCACCGCGATCATTATCTTCTTTCTATGGTGCATTAGATGCGAGCTTCCGTCGCACAGCTGATCGATTCTCTCCCCGGTATTGACGATATGAGGTGAGGTTCTGTACTTCGATGGTGGTTATAGGGCCCCCGATTTACGATTTACGTATGCTCCAGGAAATTTCTTATGCGCAAACGCCGCACAGGAAAACCTGTACCGAAATTGGTGGATTGTGATCCAACGGTGATTCCTGCAGCGTGGAAGATTTTGCGATGGTAAGCCACTCCTGACACTTTCTTTCGACTTTGACTGACAATTGGATAATAAAGGATTGTCGGTTCTTGTACCGCGTACTTGGAGGAAATCACGGATCCAAACGAATGTGTTCGAAATATCGGTGAGGCGAAAGCGGTTCTGTTGATATTCGGGGGTTCTTAGGCAAAGTCTTCCTCTGTAGAATCGTCTTGGCGACAATACAGGTTCAGCGTTGGCGCGCCTGATGCTGAAGCCAAGTTCAAGGCATCGGTGGAAGAAGCTCAAGCTACGGATACCAATTGTCAGCAATATCCTTCTCTATTTGTAAGTTCGCCGCTCAATGAGTTGCCGAGGTCTTCTCATCCCCTTCTTACAGGCATTTCATGGCTCTCCGCTGAGGAATTGGCACTCGGTAACACTAAATCCGTCCTCCACTGTCGTGGGCACCAGCTGATTACAGCTGGAATTCAGATCATTCGTCATGGTTTATGGTTCAAGACCGTTGCCCATGGCAGAGCATACGGACATGGTACGCAAGTCTGTCTTGTCTCTCGCCGCTCTTCAACTTCCCCTACACAGGAGTCTACATGGCAAAGGAAGGCACGATCTCTCTGGGCACTTACTCGGCTGGTCATCGTGTTGGCATTTCCGGCTGGCGCAAGTCCAAAATAGGAGCAACCAGCTGTGCCGCTCTGGTCGAGGTTGTGAATCAACCTTCAAAGTTCGTCAGTAACAACCCGTATTATGTGGTCCAGCATACCCAATGGCTCATTTGGTTCGCTCGATATATTCCCCTTGTCCCATTACCCTCGAATCATTCTGATATCTGTTTTTTCTCTCCCCCCAGCCGATATCTCCTGGTGAAGACTGGTTCCGGGAACGATGGCACGCCCTTAACTACTAACATGACGGAGAACAAGGCAGAGGCAGAGATATCCAACCATGTGCCCTACGTCAAACTTGACCCGAAGCAACCGATTACGCTGAATAGCAAACCCCTCGAAATTCCAGATCCTGGCCATAAACTCGAAGTTCTGATGCGAGAGAGACGCAATGAATTCGGTTACCAAGATGAGGAGATGGATGCGACTGATCAGGAGGTGTTCAACTATGTCGAAGGAGCTGATTTCaacggaaagggaaagggaaaagagGTCCAGCACAATGGCTATATCGACATAGACTTTGAGATGGACGCCGCCGCCCCTGGTACAACGCACCACTCCTTCGCTGTAGGCGACGCTTATCATTAGGGATCGAAAACTCAAGATCGTCCGGTCGATGACTGGGTTCACGATCCCGAATACGTCCAGCACGCGGCTTCCCTCCTCATGCCAGCTCCCACTGCTGCCAGTCCGGCTGCGACGATGGCTGTACAGAGAGAGCTTAAGCAGATGTTGAAGGAACAGGAGAAGTGTAGGAGCTTCAAAGATCTGGGATGGTACATGCCACCCGATCTGATTGGGGATAATCTATTCCAGTGGATCGTGGAAATGCATTCATTTGATGAGAGTTTACCGGTCGCGCAGGATTTGAAGAGAGAGTGAGTTTTCAAAGTTGATGCAGTTTCCGACCCTTGACTGGCTAGATGCCCAATGATAGGAAAGTCAATTCGGTGATATTCGAGATCAGGTTTCCGCCTGATTTCCCTTTGTCTCCTCctttcttcagaatcattACGCCGCGATTCTTGCCCTTTATTCAAGGTGGTGGGGGACATGTCACCGGAGGTATATCCACATCCCAGCCTTCTTCATCGCTGTCTTCTCATCGTCTTCGCCTTAGGTGGTTCGATCTGTATGGACTTGTTGACCGCTTCTGGTACGTTGGCCGCCTCTCTCTCCTCGAATTCTCTGATATCCAGGGCTGACACGATGATGATTTAGGATGGCTTCCTAGTTACAGGTAGCTCACAAACGGTCAAATTCTCTTTCATTCTTTGATCCAAACCGTGCTTTTTCTTGCAGCATTTCAGCGATTTTGCTCCAGATAAAGTTGGCTATCTCCAACCTCGATCCCCGGCCAGCGCGATTGATGGCCGGAGATGGATGGAAACACCCATATCAAGTGTTCGAAGCCCTGGAGGGTTTCAAACGGGCCGCTTCCACTCATAATTGGAAGGTTCGTCGTATGCTTTGGGCTATTATTGTGGTGCTTATATTTTCTTTCTCATGTATGGTAGCTTCCTCCCGGTCTCGAGAGGCTTGTTAGTTAAGAACCCATTCGCTGGTTGATTTTTGCGTGGCGTTCTTGTTGGACAGTATCCGTACTATACTTGAGCTGGTCATAAGCAATTGGATATGTGTATCAGTGTCCCAAACTTAATACAGTTACTTGTAGTGAATGTAAAACAGGAAATGAGGCATTGCTAGACCAATGGATCCATGGAACTTGGACAGTGTTTGCTATCTCTGTGACGATGATACATGTACAGATACATGGCTTGTCATCGTCACAGAGGAGAACGGTTACCGGTCTAAGTGTTTTGATAGAGGTGAACTCGGCATCGTGACTGCTGCCGATACGGCTCTCTTCCTTCCACCAATGCTTCCGTCCAGACTCTACCGAAATTTGGGTATCCCACCTCCCCTCAGGGCTCTAATTACCCCTCATCCCTCCTTGCCTGCGACTGTCAAAGTTCAGTTGCGCCTCCGACTGGGTATATTTAACCACAGAACAATCTCAACATCTGGTATAGGAAGACGAGATCTCAGCACTTCCACCTGTGTCCAACAACActcttcttcaagttcagaATCACAGTCACAATCAGAACCGCCGTCGTCATCGACTATCGAACTTGGTGATGGAGAGTCCCCAACGAGCTCAAACTCTGCTGACTTGACGACATCTCAAGTTCTTCCCGAGAGTATACAGCCCAAACTATCAATGACATTCACTTGTACAGTGGAGGGCTGCGGGACACGGTCAACGCATGAGTTTTCGAAGCGGTCGTATGAGAGAGGGATCGTTCTTGTACAATGCCCGGGGTGTGAGAATAGGTGTGTTGTCtgtgtttttttctttctttctttctttctttctctcaaACAACCTACCCCCGCCTTATTTTTTAGACATCTAATAGCAGACCATTTGGGGTGGTTCAAAGAAAGTACCGAAGATGGGAAATTACGAACTGTTGAAGACCTTTTACGAGCCAAAGGAGAGAAAGTCAAACGAGGAAAGCTCAACGCAGACGGGGACATTGAATATGTCGAGTAGTTCAAACTGAAGTCAAGAGGTGTAGAAGTGGGTAGGATTATAGCCTTTTATTTGGCTAAAGGTAAGGATATTAAACTGATACAATGGAAATCGCGTTCGGCTAATCCCTAACAAAGCATCTCGAAAGCA
Above is a genomic segment from Marasmius oreades isolate 03SP1 chromosome 4, whole genome shotgun sequence containing:
- a CDS encoding uncharacterized protein (BUSCO:EOG09260OLB), yielding MSEDMRGSSWRSLAASAASSRLTSFKGYLAQKDFTNSLPSSIKRQLGPVDGSERVGNKQSWREWAGQKISRGNNGKEEIAMFPGWATRKPLSATDGSFAFEVDIFISGFASAHRGQELASRSQRTFMRLAKGFAALPKLGEDDSKVGEDLGLVSTRLTPSTEELLRTVNLPPRPEEMTMEREIEMLERQFKRLNSPKQNLMDSDESSSSRSSSPELDSPPPIDREAEKVVTKQSTPTAAVSIPEELVRKLHANLEARLLPFWSSVLPGRMVRIRVFAKATSHDSESSSDHQHLATTTVQTGVDGSFQTLFRIGWEDMCQHPAALDIAFGDPSHEHELSVTAELFPNQKSSSSAASSSTDLTSTRSVSPLPPTAATSAHVPLTHSPIRVISDIDDTVKHSDIIGGARSVFRNVFVNELEDLVIPGMGEWYSEMWKKGVRFHYVSNGPFELLPILGDFFAIANLPPGSIKLKSYAGRSLFSGLLSAPAARKRAGVQDILNAFPDSSFILVGDSGEQDLELYTELAKENPRQILAVFIRDTGSGDILEDPTGLRVLTATPEISLQSQEESSTVDQETWNFQHYVNGDRRPAPLDTSKTPHKSSSWPVTNETPTTPGSISNNRNSNYFKFTSEPEPLYDSSRNSSLTSLSSIFTRKTPATRRESVSSNASSYFSRTPKSAAANTSTSSRISESEKRRQDLQMRVYRSRTVLPDHVVLRVFRSPTECVEADMILASS
- a CDS encoding uncharacterized protein (BUSCO:EOG092658X5), which encodes MDPWNLDSVCYLCDDDTCTDTWLVIVTEENGYRSKCFDRGELGIVTAADTALFLPPMLPSRLYRNLGIPPPLRALITPHPSLPATVKVQLRLRLGIFNHRTISTSGIGRRDLSTSTCVQQHSSSSSESQSQSEPPSSSTIELGDGESPTSSNSADLTTSQVLPESIQPKLSMTFTCTVEGCGTRSTHEFSKRSYERGIVLVQCPGCENRHLIADHLGWFKESTEDGKLRTVEDLLRAKGEKVKRGKLNADGDIEYVE